The genomic window TCATATAGTAGGAAAGCGCAATAAAACCTGGAAAGAATTTTATCAAGCGAGACATAATCTAGGACTATCATGAAAGACATTACTTTCATACCACTTCGCCACCATAGTCCAGCATGTGCTCTGGCATTACATAAATTATGTGCTTCAAAAAAATTCTCAGCCATACTTATCGAAGGACCTTCAGACTTTAACAAGCGCTTATGGGAACTGTATCTACCACATGAACTGCCACTAGCTATCTTTAGTTATTTTAAAACTGATGATAATCAAAGTTTGGGAGCTTACTACCCTTTCTGTGAATATAGTCCAGAATGGCAAGCCTTACTCATAGCCAAACAACAACAAGCTCATATACAGTTTATTGATCTACCTTGGTATGACATCTACCAGCTAGAAAAAAAGGCAGAAGAAGGTAATAACCTATACAATGACAGTCGTCTCAAAAGTAGTCAGTACATTGATCTATTATGTCACAAGTTTGGTGTAAATAATTTTGATGATCTATGGGATGAATTATTTGAATCAGATATAGAAATTGAGCCTATTGATTTTTTTAATCGTATAGATGTGTTCTGTCAAAATGCCAGAGAACTATCTGAGGTCACATCAGTAGATAAAGAAAGAGAGCGATTTATGGCTCACAAAATTCTAAGTCTCAGAGCGGAAATTTCCGGACCTATTCTGGTTCTAACTGGTGGTTATCACAGCTCTGCACTCAAAATAATTGTTGAAGAAGAGACCCCAGGAACTTCTATCACATCGAAGAAAGGAAATATCAGAACAGACACAGCCCTCATACCTTACTCCTATGAACGTTTAGATAAACTTAAAGGTTATCAGTCGGGTATGGCTGGACCTGGTTTTTATCAAGATTATTGGGAACAATGTTTTGCTAACAAAGATTATAATCATAAAAAAATCCTAATGGCTATTATAGAAGCTTTACGTCGTCAAAAACAGATAGCTAGTACAGCTGATGCCATAGCAGCTGAGAATGCCTGTCGGATTCTCGCGAATTTACGAGGACATAAAATAGTACAACGACGGGATATTTATGACGGATTAAAATCGGTTTTGATTAAGGATGAGATAAGCCGTAGTGGCTATCATCCCTTATTAGAAGTTATTGAACAAGTTTACCGAGGGGACAAACGGGGAGTTCTGGCTAAAGGAACTCCTCTACCACCCCTCGTAAAAGAGATTGAACAACAATTGCATCAATGGGAATTGTATCCTGATCAATTAAAAAAGGAAGTTACTCTTAATTATAATAGCCAGGAAGACCTTAGGAAAAGTCGATTATTACATAGTTTAAATCTCCTTAATATAAAAGGTTTTACTAAGTTACAAGGTCCAGATTTTATAGAACAAACCAATTTGGCCCTAATGGAAGAGAGGTGGCTTTTAGTAAGCACTGTGAACTTTCATAGTGATCTGATAGAAGCTTCTCGTTTTGGAGGTAGCCTAGATGAGGCGATTGAAAATTATTTATCCAATGCTATTGAAGAAGAAAATAAAGCTTCCTCCCTTGCCATACTCATGATTCAAGTTGCTTTAGCATTACCGGAATACAAAGGCCGTAAGTTATTTGGCAAGTTAGAAACAGCTATCAATGGGTCTAGTGATTTTTTAGATTTGGCTAAAGCATTAAAGCACCTATTATTTTTATTTCTGTTTGATAGACATATGAATTATAGAATTGATAGTCAGGGGAATTCCCAAGCTGGGAAACTTCTCTATAACAGTTGGGATCATCTAATGTCACTTTTAGAAATAACAGGAGTCCCTCAATCTAATGTTACGGATTATCTCAATGCTCTTGACTTAATGCTACAAGCTTATC from Spirochaeta cellobiosiphila DSM 17781 includes these protein-coding regions:
- a CDS encoding DUF5682 family protein; translated protein: MKDITFIPLRHHSPACALALHKLCASKKFSAILIEGPSDFNKRLWELYLPHELPLAIFSYFKTDDNQSLGAYYPFCEYSPEWQALLIAKQQQAHIQFIDLPWYDIYQLEKKAEEGNNLYNDSRLKSSQYIDLLCHKFGVNNFDDLWDELFESDIEIEPIDFFNRIDVFCQNARELSEVTSVDKERERFMAHKILSLRAEISGPILVLTGGYHSSALKIIVEEETPGTSITSKKGNIRTDTALIPYSYERLDKLKGYQSGMAGPGFYQDYWEQCFANKDYNHKKILMAIIEALRRQKQIASTADAIAAENACRILANLRGHKIVQRRDIYDGLKSVLIKDEISRSGYHPLLEVIEQVYRGDKRGVLAKGTPLPPLVKEIEQQLHQWELYPDQLKKEVTLNYNSQEDLRKSRLLHSLNLLNIKGFTKLQGPDFIEQTNLALMEERWLLVSTVNFHSDLIEASRFGGSLDEAIENYLSNAIEEENKASSLAILMIQVALALPEYKGRKLFGKLETAINGSSDFLDLAKALKHLLFLFLFDRHMNYRIDSQGNSQAGKLLYNSWDHLMSLLEITGVPQSNVTDYLNALDLMLQAYLRMPICPEYARQSFVDTLRIFAQQQGQLSILKGAVQGSLWYLDEINESDILLDLKFFSDPNNIGDYIEGLFVSARELVQRNMSFINTLDSYITGYSDEEFLEALPALKLAFTHFAPREKHYLAELLSHNVQELSLLMDHNIPEEVILSGKELDNKVSHLLTLYGIGD